DNA from Lentibacillus amyloliquefaciens:
GTTTCAGTTCCCCGGGTGTGCCGCTTGTGCCCTATTGATTCAGACACAAGCACTGCCCCATTACGGACAGCGGGTTGCCCCATTCGGAAATCTCCGGATCGCAGTCTACTTACGACTCCCCGAAGCATATCGGTGTTAGTCCCGTCCTTCATCGGCTCCTGGTACCAAGGCATTCACCGTGCGCCCTTAATCACTTAACTAAGTTTGCGTTCGTTTAACGAACGGTCATTTCAATGTCGTTGAATGTCTTGCTCTTATTTAGTTTTCAAGGTACAACTTCTCAAATTGAGGGGATTGCTCCCTCAAAACTGAACCAAACAACCCAGTATGTTCCTTATTAATCCTTAGAAAGGAGGTGATCCAGCCGCACCTTCCGATACGGCTACCTTGTTACGACTTCACCCCAATCATTGGCCCCACCTTCGGCGGCTGGCTCCTGAAAAGGTTACCTCACCGACTTCGGGTGTTGCCAACTCTCGTGGTGTGACGGGCGGTGTGTACAAGGCCCGGGAACGTATTCACCGCGGCATGCTGATCCGCGATTACTAGCGATTCCGGCTTCATACAGGCGAGTTGCAGCCTGCAATCCGAACTGGGAATGGTTTTATGGGATTGGCTTGGCCTTGCGGCTTCGCGGCCCTTTGTTCCATCCATTGTAGCACGTGTGTAGCCCAGGTCATAAGGGGCATGATGATTTGACGTCATCCCCGCCTTCCTCCGGTTTGTCACCGGCAGTCACCTTAGAGTGCCCAACTAAATGCTGGCAACTAAGATCAAGGGTTGCGCTCGTTACGGGACTTAACCCAACATCTCACGACACGAGCTGACGACAACCATGCACCACCTGTCACTCTGTCCCCGAAGGGAACACGGTATCTCTACCGCCATCAGAGGATGTCAAGACCTGGTAAGGTTCTTCGCGTTGCTTCGAATTAAACCACATGCTCCACCGCTTGTGCGGGCCCCCGTCAATTCTTTTGAGTTTCAGCCTTGCGGCCGTACTCCCCAGGCGGAGTGCTTATTGCGTTAACTTCAGCACTAAGGGGTGGAAACCCCCTAACACCTAGCACTCATCGTTTACGGCATGGACTACCAGGGTATCTAATCCTGTTCGCTACCCATGCTTTCGCACCTCAGCGTCAGTTACAGACCAGAGAGTCGCCTTCGCCACTGGTGTTCCTCCACATCTCTACGCATTTCACCGCTACACGTGGAATTCCACTCTCCTCTTCTGCACTCAAGTCCTCCAGTTTCCAATGACCGCCCGCGGTTGAGCCGCGGGATTTCACATCAGACTTAAAAGACCGCCTGCGCGCGCTTTACGCCCAATAATTCCGGACAACGCTTGCCCCCTACGTATTACCGCGGCTGCTGGCACGTAGTTAGCCGGGGCTTTCTGGTCAGGTACCGTCAAGGTGCTGCCCTCTTCGAACAGCACGTGTTCTTCCCTGACAACAGAGTTTTACGATCCGAAAACCTTCATCACTCACGCGGCGTTGCACCGTCAGACTTTCGTCCATTGCGGATGATTCCCTACTGCTGCCTCCCGTAGGAGTCTGGGCCGTGTCTCAGTCCCAGTGTGGCCGATCACCCTCTCAGGTCGGCTACGCATCGTCGCCTTGGTAAGCTTTTACCTTACCAACTAACTAATGCGCCGCGGGCCCATCTGTAAGCGGCAGCCAAAGGCCGCCCTTTCAGCTCCTGGCCATGCAGCCATGAGCATTATCCGGTATTAGCTCGCGTTTCCACGAGTTATCCCCGTCTTACAGGCAGGTTGCCCACGTGTTACTCACCCGTCCGCCGCTCGTTCCACAAGCGCACGCCCCGAAGGGCGATTGCCTGCTTCCCGCGCTCGACTTGCATGTATTAGGCACGCCGCCAGCGTTCGTCCTGAGCCAAGATCAAACTCTCCAAAAAAGTTTGTCCGAAATTGACACCGATCAATCTCAGTCTTAGCTTACAAAAATTGATTCAAGGGGTAAAAGTTTGCATCAAATCAGCTCAGCTGATTCGCCAACTTCTTACCTCTGACTTCGTTTGTCATACTGGTTGTTTTGTTCAGTTTTCAAGGAGCAATTTCAATGCCGCGTTCAAAAAAGCGACTTTATTAATATACCATCTTCAAACAACAAAGTCAATAACTTTTTCAATCAATTTTGTTGCTCGGTTCGATTGGTTCGGTTCGCTTCTCTTTTCGCGACCTCAATTAATTTATCATGTTTATTACTCTAAATCAATAGGAATAAATAAAAAAATCATTGGATATTTTATCCATCATTGTCAAAACTGCAACAGAATCGGACCTGTACGGGAATCTAATCCCCGGCTTTTCTTACTTGGTTTCCCTGAAATATTGGAGCAGTGGTCTTGCCGAGCGTTAAAGCAAAGAAATGACCCGGCCAGAGCTCCAGCTTCGAAGCACTGACCGGCCTGCTTACCTAACAGAATAAATCAATCGATTATTTGTTTCGCATTTGAGGGAACAGTAGTACATCACGAATCGACGGGGAATTTGTGAGAAGCATAACAAGCCGGTCGACTCCTATTCCCAGTCCGCCTGTTGGAGGCATCCCGTATTCCAATGCTTCCAGAAAGTCTTCATCCATTAAATGTGCTTCATCATTTCCTTCATCACGTTCTTTCACCTGTGCTTCAAAGCGCTCACGCTGGTCTATTGGATCATTTAATTCACTGAAGGCATTCGCATGTTCGCGGCCAACAACAAACAATTCAAACCGGTCCGTGAACCGTTCATCGTCCTCATTCCGTTTAGCAAGCGGTGAAATTTCAACTGGGTGGCCATAAACAAATGTCGGCTGCACCAGGGATTCTTCCACTTTCTGCTCAAAGAATTCATTGAGAACATGACCATATGTCATATTATTCTGGATTCCAACACCATGATCTTTAGCCAGTGCCCGCGCTTCTTCATCTGACACATTAGGCCAGAAATCAACACCGGTATACTCTTTAACAACATCAACGATATGAACCCTTTTCCATCCAGGCTCCAAATTAATTTCCTGTTCATCGTATTGGATTTTCATTGTGCCGAGCACATCGCTCGCAATATGAGAAATCAGGTTTTCGGTCAGATTCATAACATCATGAAAATCCGCATATGCCTCATACAGTTCCATCATGGTAAATTCCGGATTATGGCGGGTGGATACGCCTTCGTTGCGGAAAACACGCCCGACTTCATACACTTTTTCCATGCCGCCAACAATCAGCCGCTTCAAGTGCAGTTCAATTGCAATTCGCATATATAATGGAATATCCAGCGCGTTATGATACGTTTCAAATGGACGGGCTGAAGCACCCCCGGGAATCCCATGCATCATCGGGGTTTCCACTTCAAGAAAGCCCTGTTTGTCCAAGTTACGGCGCATCGATTGGATAATCTTGCTCCTCAGAATAAATGTTTCTTTACTGTCAGGATTTGTGATCAAATCTAAATAACGCTGACGATAACGCTGTTCGATATCCTTTAAGCCGTGATATTTTTCCGGCAATGGACGCAGTGATTTGGTCAGCAAGGTAAACGTCACAGCCTTCACTGACAGCTCACCAACTTTTGTCTTGAACATGACACCCGTCACACCGACAATATCTCCCATGTCAGCTGACTTAAAAATTTCGTAGGATTCTTCACCAATCATATCTTTCCGTACATATATTTGGATTTGTCCACTCAAGTCCTGAATGTGGGCAAACCCTGCTTTTCCTTTACCACGTTTTGTCATGACACGGCCTGCAATTGTCACTTCATCGTCTTTTTCTTCCAGTTCTTCTTTGGAAAACTGATCATACGCGCTGACCAGCTCAGATGCAAAATGACTCCTTTCAAATTTACCGCCGAACGGGTTCACATTCTTTTCTTCTAAGGACTCAAGCTTTTCCCGCCGTGCCCGCATATGATCATTTAATTCTTCTGTCACCATTATCACTCCATTTTATCCGGCCGGATTCCCTGTTTTAGAGAACCCGGCTTTCAGTAATAAGTACTATGCCTCTAAAAGACAAATCCAAAGTTATATTTCAGGAAGCATGGCTTTTGGCTTCCGGTTCTTCTGCAAATGAATAGAGAATGTTCAAAAGGCTTTCCCGGGTTTCTGTTTCATTGATTTTGCGCCGCATTTTGGAATTGCCCTTTAGTCCTTTTAAATACCATGCTGCATGTTTGCGCATTTTCATGATAGCGATCTTTTCACCTTTTAGTTTAATCAGACGCTCCATATACTGCATACAGACATCAATCTCCCTTCATTTTCCCCGATCCGGAATTGATCAGTTCCTGCTTTCGTATATCGAGCTGATCCGCTACTTGGTCCAGCAGATCATTGGTTGCCTGTTTTTGTCCCCGTTCCACACTGCCGAGACTCATAACCGGGATGTTCAGTTTTTTTGCCAGGCTGACCTGTGTATACCCTTTTAATTTGCGGAATGCTTTTATTCTTCTGCCGATCCTTTGTCTATCCATAACGTTACATCCTTTATGTCACTCTCCGGAAGTTCATCTATATAATCCGACACCGTCTTATATGCAGCAGGAAAGGCTAATTCATTTGCTATTTCGCTCAATGGAATGAGCACAAATGCCCGTTCATGCATGCGCGGATGCGGAATCGTTAATAGTTCTGTTTCTCTATTTTCCTGATTATAAATTAAAATGTCAAGGTCGACCGTTCGCGGGCCAAAGCGGATATCCCGTTCTCTTCCCAATTGTTTTTCAATGGTCTGGCAGACATCAAGCAGTTCCAGCGGTAAAAGGGATGTATCTAATTCAATGACCATGTTCAAAAAATCTGCCTGGTCTGTATACCCGACTGGCGCGGTTTGATAAATGGATGACTTTCTGATGACGGTTATTCGCTGATGGTCATCAAGTGCCGTTAAAGCTTTTGAAAGGTAGTCCTTCCGCGGCTGTATATTTGACCCAAGAGCCAGATATATACCATTCATACTTTTCGCTCCCTATAAATTTCGACTGCAACGGATTGATAGTGACCCGGTATCGGTGGGTCAGGCTTGGTGACTTTCAATTGACACGCTTCCAATAAATCAAACGAACGGAACAACTCATCGGCAATTTGCTCGGCGATTGTTTCGACAAGATTTTTTGGCTTGCCCTCCACGATTTCTTTAACGACATTGTAAATTTCGCCATAATCAATCGAATCGTTCATATCATCCGAACGGCTGGACTTTTGCAAATCGAGCATCAGCTCTGCATCCACCACAAATCGTTGACCAAGTTTGGTTTCTTCAGGAAACAGACCGTGATACCCGTAAAATGCCATCTGATTCAACAAAATTTTATCCAAGCCTTTTCCCTCCCTGCTTTCCAAGCATCGCATCCATCATTTGAGCCAGTTCAACGTGCAGTTTCACATTATGGACACGGACAATCTGAATGCCTTTCGTTATGCCAAGGCATGTGGTTGCACCTGTTCCATTGTCACGTTCCTGCGGCGGGACATCCAAGATTTTACCTATAAAAGACTTGCGGGATGTGCCGAGGAGAACCGTATACCCCAGTTCGTTAAATTGTTCGAGCTGA
Protein-coding regions in this window:
- the lysS gene encoding lysine--tRNA ligase, which produces MTEELNDHMRARREKLESLEEKNVNPFGGKFERSHFASELVSAYDQFSKEELEEKDDEVTIAGRVMTKRGKGKAGFAHIQDLSGQIQIYVRKDMIGEESYEIFKSADMGDIVGVTGVMFKTKVGELSVKAVTFTLLTKSLRPLPEKYHGLKDIEQRYRQRYLDLITNPDSKETFILRSKIIQSMRRNLDKQGFLEVETPMMHGIPGGASARPFETYHNALDIPLYMRIAIELHLKRLIVGGMEKVYEVGRVFRNEGVSTRHNPEFTMMELYEAYADFHDVMNLTENLISHIASDVLGTMKIQYDEQEINLEPGWKRVHIVDVVKEYTGVDFWPNVSDEEARALAKDHGVGIQNNMTYGHVLNEFFEQKVEESLVQPTFVYGHPVEISPLAKRNEDDERFTDRFELFVVGREHANAFSELNDPIDQRERFEAQVKERDEGNDEAHLMDEDFLEALEYGMPPTGGLGIGVDRLVMLLTNSPSIRDVLLFPQMRNK
- a CDS encoding tRNA-dihydrouridine synthase translates to MQYMERLIKLKGEKIAIMKMRKHAAWYLKGLKGNSKMRRKINETETRESLLNILYSFAEEPEAKSHAS
- a CDS encoding helix-turn-helix domain-containing protein, coding for MDRQRIGRRIKAFRKLKGYTQVSLAKKLNIPVMSLGSVERGQKQATNDLLDQVADQLDIRKQELINSGSGKMKGD
- the folK gene encoding 2-amino-4-hydroxy-6-hydroxymethyldihydropteridine diphosphokinase, with the translated sequence MNGIYLALGSNIQPRKDYLSKALTALDDHQRITVIRKSSIYQTAPVGYTDQADFLNMVIELDTSLLPLELLDVCQTIEKQLGRERDIRFGPRTVDLDILIYNQENRETELLTIPHPRMHERAFVLIPLSEIANELAFPAAYKTVSDYIDELPESDIKDVTLWIDKGSAEE
- the folB gene encoding dihydroneopterin aldolase is translated as MDKILLNQMAFYGYHGLFPEETKLGQRFVVDAELMLDLQKSSRSDDMNDSIDYGEIYNVVKEIVEGKPKNLVETIAEQIADELFRSFDLLEACQLKVTKPDPPIPGHYQSVAVEIYRERKV